The following coding sequences lie in one Myxococcus xanthus genomic window:
- a CDS encoding SDR family NAD(P)-dependent oxidoreductase, with product MKTFENKVVLVTGGNPGIGRAAALDFAREGTRVVVTGHSMITDGGVSSLLR from the coding sequence ATGAAGACGTTCGAGAACAAGGTCGTTCTGGTGACGGGTGGCAACCCGGGCATCGGTCGAGCGGCGGCGCTCGACTTCGCGCGAGAGGGCACCCGCGTCGTCGTCACCGGCCATTCGATGATTACGGATGGCGGCGTCAGCTCGCTCTTGCGCTGA
- a CDS encoding PA0069 family radical SAM protein, whose translation MKARPIDNPPNPWASTAVEYLDEIPPSKLEVFEDHSRQVLSHNDSPDVGFSWSVNPYRGCLHACAYCYARPTHQYLDMGAGTDFETKLVVKPRAPELLREAFEKPSWKGETVVFSGVTDCYQPLEASLRLTRGCLEVCAEYRNPVGIITKGVLVERDLDVLQRLARDARLWVSISLPFHNAELARAMEPYAASPMRRLLTIRRLTEAGIDVAVSVAPIIPGLNDEDIHRVLAAAREAGATRAHHILVRLPGPVKDVFAERLRAKLPLRAERVLHRIRETRGGELNDSRFKHRMRGDGLYAETIHRLFHTAARKVGIRASYITEDAPDTFRRPERKPPPTPQLSLF comes from the coding sequence ATGAAGGCGCGTCCCATCGACAATCCGCCCAACCCCTGGGCGAGCACCGCGGTGGAGTACCTGGACGAAATCCCGCCGTCCAAGCTGGAGGTCTTCGAGGACCACAGCCGGCAGGTGCTGTCGCACAACGACAGCCCGGACGTGGGCTTCAGCTGGAGCGTCAACCCGTACCGGGGCTGCCTCCACGCCTGCGCGTACTGCTACGCGCGGCCCACGCACCAGTACCTGGACATGGGCGCGGGCACCGACTTCGAGACGAAGCTGGTGGTGAAGCCCCGGGCGCCGGAGCTGCTCCGCGAGGCCTTCGAGAAACCCTCCTGGAAGGGTGAAACCGTCGTCTTCAGCGGCGTCACCGACTGCTACCAGCCGCTGGAGGCCTCCTTGCGGCTGACGCGAGGCTGCCTGGAGGTCTGCGCCGAGTACCGCAACCCGGTGGGCATCATCACCAAGGGCGTGCTCGTCGAACGGGACTTGGACGTCCTCCAAAGGCTGGCCCGGGACGCGCGCCTGTGGGTCAGCATCAGCCTCCCCTTCCACAACGCGGAGCTGGCCCGGGCCATGGAGCCCTATGCCGCCTCTCCCATGCGCCGACTGCTGACCATCCGCCGGCTCACCGAGGCGGGCATCGACGTGGCGGTGTCGGTGGCCCCCATCATCCCGGGCCTCAACGATGAGGACATCCACCGCGTGCTGGCCGCGGCGCGTGAAGCCGGCGCCACCCGCGCGCACCACATCCTGGTGCGGCTGCCCGGCCCGGTGAAGGACGTCTTCGCGGAGCGGCTGCGCGCGAAGCTGCCCCTGCGCGCGGAACGGGTGCTCCACCGCATCCGGGAAACCCGCGGCGGGGAGCTCAACGACAGCCGCTTCAAGCACCGGATGCGCGGTGACGGCCTCTACGCGGAGACCATCCACCGCCTCTTCCACACCGCGGCGCGCAAGGTGGGCATCCGCGCCTCGTACATCACCGAGGACGCCCCGGACACCTTCCGGCGTCCGGAGCGCAAGCCGCCGCCCACGCCGCAGCTCAGCCTCTTCTGA
- a CDS encoding GlsB/YeaQ/YmgE family stress response membrane protein: MGICTWLVLGGIAGWLASIIKGTNARMGMFANIATGIVGAMIGGWVFSLMGGTGVTGFNLWSLLVATVGSVILISIVQAIRK, translated from the coding sequence ATGGGTATCTGTACGTGGTTGGTGCTGGGTGGCATCGCGGGCTGGCTGGCCAGCATCATCAAGGGCACCAACGCCCGCATGGGCATGTTCGCCAACATCGCCACCGGCATCGTCGGGGCCATGATTGGCGGCTGGGTTTTCAGTCTGATGGGCGGCACCGGGGTGACGGGCTTCAACCTCTGGTCACTGCTGGTGGCGACGGTGGGCTCCGTCATCCTCATCTCCATCGTCCAAGCCATCCGGAAATGA
- a CDS encoding chalcone isomerase family protein produces the protein MKASLTAVVLSLMFAVPAFAKEVAGVKYPETASVAGKELKLNGVGLRSKLVFKVYTAGLYLETPSKDGAAIISSDQIKRVRMYMLRDLDKKTIVDAIGDGFKKNAGSKLPELQPKLDTFNAAIPDVKKGDELILTYIPGQGTQVSSKTGKEISVEGKDFSDALFSVFVGKSPVDGSLRDGMLGKD, from the coding sequence ATGAAAGCCTCGCTGACCGCCGTCGTGCTGTCCCTGATGTTCGCCGTTCCGGCCTTCGCCAAGGAGGTTGCGGGGGTGAAGTACCCGGAGACCGCGTCCGTTGCCGGCAAGGAGCTGAAGCTCAACGGCGTGGGCCTGCGCAGCAAGCTGGTGTTCAAGGTCTATACGGCGGGGCTCTATCTGGAGACGCCGTCCAAGGATGGCGCCGCCATCATCAGCTCGGACCAGATCAAGCGTGTGCGCATGTACATGCTGAGGGATCTGGACAAGAAGACCATCGTCGATGCCATTGGCGACGGCTTCAAGAAGAACGCGGGCTCCAAGCTGCCGGAGCTCCAGCCCAAGCTGGACACCTTCAACGCGGCCATCCCGGACGTGAAGAAGGGTGACGAGCTCATCCTCACGTACATCCCCGGCCAGGGCACGCAGGTGTCCAGCAAGACGGGCAAGGAGATCTCCGTCGAGGGCAAGGACTTCTCCGACGCGCTCTTCTCCGTCTTCGTGGGCAAGAGCCCGGTGGATGGCAGCTTGCGCGACGGCATGCTCGGCAAGGACTGA
- the serC gene encoding 3-phosphoserine/phosphohydroxythreonine transaminase — MRVINFNAGPAGLPLPALERARDELIDFQGSGMSVMEHSHRGREYEGVHDEAVSLLTRLLGIPDTHQVLFLTGGASQQFAQVPMNFLPPGASADYLMTGVWSEKAFDEAKYYGTPRVAVSTARPDKRYTRVPRQDELRLDSNAAYVHLTSNNTIFGTQWHTFPDVGNVPLVADMSSDFLWKGFDVSRFGLIYAGAQKNLGPSGVTLVVADKAFIARGRTDIPKIFRYTTHAENNSLYNTPPTLAVYLVRNVLAWVQSVGGLAQLEQWNREKAALLYGAVDRYPDFYRAPVERESRSVMNAVFQLPSDALDAAFVADAKQQGMVGLKGHRTAGGIRVSMYNAVSVENVRTLAAFMDHFVKTRG; from the coding sequence ATGCGCGTCATCAACTTCAACGCCGGCCCGGCCGGACTGCCACTGCCGGCCCTCGAGCGGGCTCGGGACGAACTGATCGACTTCCAGGGCTCCGGCATGTCGGTGATGGAGCACAGCCACCGGGGACGGGAATACGAGGGGGTCCACGACGAAGCCGTCTCCCTGTTGACCCGGCTGCTGGGGATTCCCGACACCCACCAGGTCCTGTTCCTCACCGGCGGCGCCTCCCAGCAGTTCGCCCAGGTGCCGATGAACTTCCTGCCGCCCGGCGCCAGCGCGGACTACCTCATGACGGGCGTGTGGAGCGAGAAGGCCTTCGACGAGGCGAAGTACTACGGCACGCCGCGCGTCGCGGTGAGCACGGCGCGGCCGGACAAGCGCTACACGCGGGTGCCCCGCCAGGATGAGCTGCGCCTCGACTCGAACGCGGCGTATGTCCACCTGACGAGCAACAACACCATCTTTGGCACCCAGTGGCACACCTTCCCGGACGTGGGGAACGTGCCGTTGGTGGCGGACATGAGCTCGGACTTCCTGTGGAAGGGCTTTGATGTCAGCCGCTTCGGCCTCATCTACGCGGGCGCGCAGAAGAACCTGGGGCCCTCCGGCGTGACGCTGGTGGTGGCTGACAAGGCGTTCATCGCGCGGGGCCGGACGGACATTCCGAAGATCTTCCGCTACACCACCCACGCGGAGAACAACTCGCTCTACAACACGCCGCCCACCCTGGCCGTCTACCTGGTGCGCAACGTCCTGGCCTGGGTGCAGTCGGTGGGGGGCCTCGCGCAGCTGGAGCAGTGGAACCGGGAAAAAGCGGCGTTGCTCTATGGGGCCGTGGACCGATACCCGGACTTCTACCGCGCGCCGGTGGAGCGCGAGTCCCGTTCAGTGATGAACGCTGTCTTCCAGTTGCCCTCGGATGCGTTGGATGCGGCCTTCGTCGCTGACGCGAAGCAGCAAGGAATGGTGGGCCTCAAGGGGCACCGGACGGCCGGAGGAATCCGCGTTTCAATGTACAACGCGGTGAGCGTGGAGAATGTGCGCACGCTGGCCGCCTTCATGGACCACTTCGTGAAGACACGCGGGTAG
- a CDS encoding RNA polymerase sigma factor: MAASEGLTEWVRRASQGEASAYSELYRRTRPLVTRLVGGFAQLDADEVEDVIQETFVRAFRALPRLKEPGAFESWLLSIARNRARTRLERKSSTRRLEEDVADPEPETVPHIPEALQLERDIAVVRRLIAELPEGEEKRTVHLFYVEGELSAREIAEKLGVGKSAVTMRLERFRSRIKRELLRRVLAGRWE, translated from the coding sequence GTGGCTGCGTCGGAGGGACTGACGGAGTGGGTGCGGCGGGCATCGCAGGGGGAGGCGTCTGCCTACAGCGAGCTCTACCGGCGCACGCGTCCCCTGGTGACGCGGCTGGTGGGCGGCTTCGCCCAGTTGGACGCCGACGAGGTGGAGGACGTCATCCAGGAGACCTTCGTCCGGGCGTTCCGGGCGCTCCCCCGGCTGAAGGAGCCCGGGGCCTTCGAGTCATGGCTGCTGTCCATTGCCCGAAACCGGGCCCGGACGCGGCTGGAGCGGAAGTCCAGCACCCGGCGGCTGGAGGAGGACGTGGCGGACCCGGAACCGGAGACGGTCCCCCACATTCCCGAGGCGCTGCAACTGGAGCGTGACATCGCGGTGGTGCGGCGGCTCATCGCGGAGCTGCCCGAGGGCGAGGAGAAACGGACGGTGCACCTCTTCTACGTGGAGGGTGAGCTGTCCGCGCGGGAGATTGCGGAGAAGCTGGGCGTGGGAAAAAGCGCGGTGACGATGCGGCTGGAGCGGTTCCGGTCTCGAATCAAGCGCGAGCTGCTGCGGCGAGTCCTCGCCGGCCGGTGGGAGTGA